From Terriglobales bacterium:
GCACGCGGTTCTGGCTGTAGCTGGTGTCGATGAGGATGCCCAGGGTAAGGGGCTCGTTGCTCTCGGCGGAAAAGTACTTGATGGTCTGCGGCTTGCCGTCCTCGAAGACCTGGAAGTCGTCCTTGACCAGGCCGGGGATCAGGGCCCCGTGCTTGTCCTTCACGTTGAAGAAGAGGTTGACGACGTTGACCTCGACCTTGAGGGTGGTGACGGGCTTCTGTTCTTCGCCTTGCTGCGAGGAGTCCGGAGGCGGGGGTGGCTGTTGGGCCCGGGTCAGGGCCGGGGTGACCAGAAGGAGGGCGAGCAGCCAGGGTGCAAGAACGCGGGAACGGGGGCCGGTGGGCATCAACACTTTTTCCGCCTTTATTGCTAGACTAGAGGTTGTTAGATGCGGGTTTGGCGAACCACGATTAGTGTAGAACAGCGATCGGCGGCCGGACAAAAGAGGCAGTTCAAGGACGGGGAGCATGGGCGGACAAACGGCGATGAGGTGGGTGCTGGCGGCGGTCGTGCTGGCCGGGGGAGCGCTCCTGGCCCAGGACCAGCCCCAGCCCCAGAACCCTTCGGCGCAATCGCAGCAACCGCAGCAGCAGCCCATCCCCGACGCGCCCTCGGCCACCAAGCCGGCGCCTACCCCCTTCCCCCCGGGCGCCACCGCCCCGCCGGCCGCGACCCAGGCCCCGCCGCCTGCCACCGTCACCACCGTGCCCCCAGGGGGCGCCACGCCCCTGCCCGGAAGCGGCCAGGAGCAGCTATACAGCTTCATCAAGACGGTGAACTACGTGGTGGTTCCGGTGACGGTGCGGGATTCCGACGGGCGGCTGGTGGAAGGGTTGACCAAGGAAGATTTCGCGGTCTTCGAGGATGGCAACCAGCAGCCCATCAAGTTCTTCACCAGCGATCCCTTCCCGCTGTCGGTGGCGATCGTGCTGGACCTGAACCTCTCCGACACGGTGATGCGCAAGGTGAACGAGACCCTGCCCGCGCTGGTGGGCGCCTTCAGCCCCTACGACGAGGTTTCCATCTACACCTACGGCAGCTCGGTGACCCAGGCCCAGGACTTCACCAGCGCCAGCCAGCAGATCGAGGCCGGCTTGAAGCGCTCGCGGCGCTCGGGGAGGACGGGGGGCGTGCCGGTGATCAGCGGCCCCATGGCCTCCGGTCCCACCGTGAACGGCATGCCGGTGGACCCGGGCCGGCCGCCGGTGCAGAGCTACTCGCGCGAGGCTTACGTGCTCAACGACGCCATCCTGGAGGCGGCGCAGGACTTGGCTCGGCGCGACAAGGGGCGGCGCAAGATCATCTTCGTCATCAGCGACGGAGCGGAACAGGGTAGCCACGCCAGCTACAGCGAGGTCCTCAAGGTGCTGCTCTCCGACGAGGTCTCGGTCTACGCCATCGGGGTGGACGCGGCCGCCATCCCCGCCTACGACACCCTGGGCAAGATCCACGTGCCCCGCATGGGCTACGGCAACATCCTTCCCCGCTACGCCTCGGCCACCGGCGGGCAGGTGTTCGCGGAGTTCACCCGCGACTCCATCGAGGCAGCCTACGCCCGGGTGACCGAGGTAGCCCGCAACCAGTACACCCTGGGCTACACCTCCTCGGCCAGCGTGGCCAACACCTATCGCTCCATCGAGGTGCGGGTGCACCGCCCCGACCTGCTGGTCTACGCCAAGGGCGGCTACTATCCCCTGCCCGCGCGCGCCCGCTGAGGGGCGCGGCGGAGCAGTAGCAGGGCCGGTTCCGCGCGCTTTTCGGGACCTCAGCGGTGTGATATAAACAAGGGCTACCCCCAGGAACTGGTCGGAATCCCCGCGCGTGACGCCTGCCCCCGCGATCGTTGCGCGCCCGATTGAGGCTAGGCTTGAGCTTCATCAACTTCGCGGCACGCGAGATCAACTGCAAAATCGTCTACTATGGCGCCGGCCTCGGCGGCAAGACGACCAATCTGCAGGTGGTCTACGACAAGACCGCCGAGAAGCAGAAGGGCAAGATGATCTCCCTGGCCACGGAGACCGACCGCACCCTCTTCTTCGACTTCCTGCCCCTGGACCTGGGGACGGTGCGCGGCTTCAAGACCCGCTTCCACCTCTACACCGTGCCCGGACAGGTGTTCTACGAGGCCAGCCGCAAGCTCATCTTGCGGGGCGTGGACGGGGTGGTGTTCGTGGCCGACTCCCAGGAAGAGCGCATGGACGCCAACATCGAGGCCCTGGACAACCTGCACGAGAACCTCAAGGAATACGGCTACGACTTTGCCAAGATCCCTTACGTGCTGCAGCTCAACAAGCGCGACCTGCCCAACGTGCTGGCGGTGGAGCAGCTCAGGAAGGAGCTGGTCAGGAAGGGCGAGCCCGTCTTCGAGGCGGTGGCCTTCCAGGGGGTCGGCGTCTTCGAGACTCTGAAAGAGATCGCGCGGCAGGTGCTGGTCGAACTGAAAAAGGGCTGAGGGCGAGTTTCCAGGTTCTCGTTTCTAGTTTCTAGTTTCTGGAGAGCAAGGCCGGCGGGGAGCCGGCCTTTGGTTTTTTCTGAGTACTGAGTACCGGGTACTGAGTACTTCAGTTGAGTTTCACGCTGCGCAGCATAGGCCCGAAGGCGGTGCGCTCCAACTGATCGAAGTCCTTCTCCGGCGCGGTGAAGACCAGGAAGAGCAGGGTGCCATCGCTGCGCACGAGGGTGACCAGCCAGTCGCGCTCGCGCAAGGGCTTGCCGTCGGGGCCGGCCAGGGGTGAGGCTCCGCTCATCTCCACCGACTTGCCCGCCACCCCGTTGACGCGAATATCGTCCCCCGGCCCGCTGGCCTGCAGACCAGGATTGTTCTGGGTGAGGACGGAAACCAGCTCTTGGGTGCCGCTCCCCAGCACGTCTCCACCGCTGTTGCGCGGCTGGTAGCCGCCCAGCATCACCCCGTAGGAGACACCAGTTTGCGAGACCCCGGCTGCGGGAGCGATGGTGAGCCCGCCGTCGCTCTGCGTGACCTGCCAGTTGTCGGGGTACTTCATGGAGAGCACGCTGTTGTTCAGGGTGGTGAAGGAGCCGCTGGGCATGACCGAGCCCGCGCCCGGCGCCGCGGTGCCGGGGGAGGGGGCGGGCTGCCCCGCGGGCGCGGGCTGGCCGGCGGGGACGGCGGCGCCGCCCGGCGCGTTCTGCCGCGCCCACAGGCCCTGCTTGGCGCCGTCGGCGATCTCCTGCGCACTGTAGGCCTTCACTCCCTGGGCCTGCTGGCGGGCGCGCGCGAAGGACTGGCCGGAAGCGAGGAACTTTCTCTGCGGCCAGTCGGCGATCTCCTTGTCCACGGCGGCGACGCGGTTCCCGGGATTGGGGTGGTCGCTGAGGAACTGCGGCGGCTGCCCCCCCTGCTGCTCCAGCTTCTGGAAGAAGGCGGGCAGGGCGCGGGGATCGTAGCCGGCCTTGTACATGATGATGGCGCCGACCGCGTCGGCCTGGGCCTCGTCGCTGCGAGAGTACTTGAGCATGACCATGCCGCCGCCGATCTGGATGCCGGCCTGCGCCAGGCTGCCCACCAGGCCGCCGGAGTTGCCGATCAGCGCTCCCAGCAGGCCCGCCAGCCCCTCCGCCAGTTGTGCCTTCTCCGCCTGCTTGACCGAGTGCTGCATGTACACATGCGACATCTCGTGGGCCATCACCCCGGCCAACTGGGCCTCGTTGTCGGCGGCGGTGATGGTGCCCACGTTGATGAAGATGGGCCCGCCGGGCAGGGCAAAGGCGTTGATCTCCTTCTGCTGCACCACGTGGAACTCGTAGGGCCAGGAATCCTGCTGCGGGATGACTGCTTGCAGCTGGCGCCCCAACTGCTGCACGTACTGGGTCACAGGGCTGGAGTCGGGCAGCACCGGCATCTGCTTGTAGACCTCCTGCGAGGCCTGCAGGCCGAGTTGGTGCTGCTGGTCCTTGCTGTAGGAGACCCGCCCGGGATTGGGCAACTCGGGCGCGGCCGCCACCGCCACCGATTCCACCGCGAAGAACAGACTGGCCAGAAGCAGCGCCAGGGAACGCTGGCGCAATGGATGGCGGCTCATAGTCCCTCCCCAGGGGGCGCGAGCGAGCGCCCGGCGTGGAATCCCACCTCTGGATTCTACTCCGAGGGATGGCGACGCTCTACTTGCGGGAGCCGGTGGAGCCGGCGCCGGCGGCGGCCCCGCGCGCGGCGCGCCCGGCGGCCGCGGAGGGAGGCCACTCTTCTCCGAACCGCTCCAGCACCGGGATCCTGACCCCTTCGGCTTCCTTGACGAAGCTGAGGGCGCCGCGCGCGTCCAGCTCCACGCGGATGAAGTCGCCCAGGCGTACCTGGCCGGTGGCCAGCAGGTTGGAGAGCGGAAAGACCAGGTCGCGCTCGATGACGCGCTTGAGGTGGCGGGCGCCATAGCGTGGGTCGGTGCCCCGATCGATGAGGAAGCGTTTCACCGGGGGCGTGCAGCGGAAGACGAACTGGCGCTCGCTCGCGGCCTCGAGGATGCGCTGCTGCACCATGCCCAACTCGATCTCCAGGATGCGCTCCAGGTGCTCGGGGCGCAGCCGCTGGAAGACCACCACCTTGTCGATGCGGTTGAGGAACTCAGGGGAGAACTTGCGGCGCGCGGCTTCCAGGGCGGCGCGCACCGTGCGCTCGTCCAGGCGGGCGTCGCCGTCGGCGCCCCTCTGCCCGAAGCCCAGGCCGGCCTCCACCAGCCCGTTCATCTCGCCCGCTCCCAGGTTGGAGGTCAGGAAGATGAGGCAGCGGGAAAGGTCCACGCGGCGGTTGTCACCCAAGGTGAGCGTGGCCTTGTCCAGGATGCCCAGCAGCAGTTGCCAGAGGGCGTCGGAGGCCTTTTCCACCTCGTCGAAGAGGAGCAGCGAAAGCCGCAGCTTGTCGCTGTGCCACTGGTTGAGCGACTCCTGGGTGAGCAGGGGATGGGTCTCGCGGTGGCCCAGGTAGCCCGGGGGCGAGCCGATGAGCTTGGCGATCTCGTGGCTGTGCTGGAACTCGGCGCAGTCGATCTTGAGCAGGGCGCGGGGGTCGCCGAAGAGGGCCTCGGCCATGACCTCCACCACCCGGGTCTTGCCCGAGCCCGTCGGTCCCAGGAAGAGCAGATTGCCCACCGGGCGGCCGGGCGGGTTCAGCCCCGCCAGAAAGGTCTGGTACATGGCGGTGACCTTGGCGATGGCGTCGTCCTGGCCGACCACTTTGCGGTGCAGGTAGGCCTCGAACTCCTCCACTTCGCGGCTGCGCCGGGTGGGATCGAGCACGGTATTGAGTCCGGTCTTCATGTCCTTCTTCCTGCCTAGTACGCTTAGATGCCACTTGGGGGTGGTTCGTGGCGGGCGGGGCGGCCATGGGGCGAGCCGGGCCAAGAAAAATCCCGCAACCCGGCGCGCGACGACGGCGTCTAAGGGGCGGACACCAGGCCCACCGGATCGGCGCTCCCGCCCGGTACCCGGGCCGCTACTGAAGGGCGTTTCCGCCGCCGTGTTACTATTCCCCTAACCCTCGGGAATCGGTGTTCATGAGAAGGCATCCCGTTCGCAATCTAGCTGCAGCCCTCTGCCTGTTGGTGTTGTGCGCCGTCCTGCTTCTGCGAATGGCGCCGCCGCTGGTCACGCCCGCGCCGCGCGCCGCGGCTCCCGCGGCGGCTGCAGCCGCACCTGCGACGGCAGCGACCGCCGCCGCGCCTGCGCCCAAGGCCCCGGCTTCCCCGGCCGCGCTGCCGATGGCCGCACTGCCTCCCGACTTTCTCCAGCCCGCAGGCACGCACGTCGAGATCTACACCGCGCTGAAGGGCAACACCCTGGCGACGCTGGTCCGGCTCTACCTGCCGGAGAGCCACTACATGACGGCAGGCGAGCTGGAGACCGCCATCACCCAGGCCAACCACCTGAAGGGACCTTTCCTCAAGCCCGGGCCGGTGCTGATCCCGGGCATGGAAGACAAGCCCATCGTGGAGAAGGTCATCCCGGTGAAGAAGGACTTCGAGGTGCGCGCCATCTACCTCACCGGCTTGATGGCGGGCAGCGAGCACGGCCTGCGCATCATCCGGGAGTGGCGCGCGGCGGGCGGCAACGCCGTGGTCTTCGACGTGAAGGACTCCAACGGCGTGGTCAACGTCCCCTTCCAGCACCGGCTGGCCCCCGGCGGCCGTCCGGTGATCCCCAACCTGGCCAAGTTCATGCGCTTCGTGCACGCGCTGGGGATGCACGGCATCGCGCGCATCGCCATCTTCCGCGACGAGGAGCTGGTGGTGCACCATCCCGAGCTGGCGGTGCAGTCGCGGCGCTCGGGACAGCCGTGGCGGGAGAACGGCAAGCTGGTGTGGACCGACCCTTCGCGCCCCGAGGTGCAAGAGTACAACCTGGCGCTGGCGCGGGAGGCGGCGGCGGCCGGCGCCGACGAGATCCAGTTCGACTACGTGCGCTTTCCCGCCGAGGGCGACCAGAAGGATGCGCGCTTCGCCTTCGAGAGCGAGCATCCCAAGTGGATCCGCGCCGACGTGATCGCCGGCTTCCTGCACCGGGCCTATGCCGAGGTGCACGCCCAGGGCGCGCTGCTCTCACTCGACGTCTTTGGAGTGATGGCCTGGCAGCGCGAGGTGGACCTCGCCCACACCGGGCAGGACGTCGTGCGCATGGCCCAGGAGTGCGACGTGCTCTCGCCCATGATCTATCCCTCGCACTTCTTCGGCATGGACGGCTACAAGCTCCCCGGCGACGCTCCCGAGCACTTCATCTCCGAGTCCATGGAGCGCTTCGGCAAGATCACCACCGGCAGCGGGGTGGTGCTGCGGCCGTGGCTGCAGGCCTTCGGCTGGCGCACCAAGACCTACTCCCCGGGATACGTGGAGACGCAGGTGAGCGTGGCCAAGGCGCACGGCGGGGTGGGCTTCCTCTTCTGGAACGCGCGCAACGACTACAGCAAGCCGTTCACCGCCATGGGCGAGATGCGGGCCGCGCGCGGCCGCTACTTCCGCGGCGACGAGTTGCCCGCCCACAGCCGCGCGGAGGCGGAACCCGCTCCCGCCGCCCCGGCGGGCGCGGGCCTGCCCTGATCGCCGGTCCTGGCGGCGAGCCCTCCTCCCGCGATTGGCCTTGGCCCGCGCGAAAATGGCTCTTGGCCGCCCTCCACGCTTGGATATAATTGACGAGTCCGCCCCGGGGCCGTCGCAGTCAACTCGCGCCACCAAGGAGCCGCCCGCATGGCCATCAAGAAGACGGAGAAGATCTGGCACAACGGCAAGCTGATTCCCTGGGACCAGGCCACCCTGCACGTGATGTCGCACGTGGTGAACTACGGCTCTTCGGTCTTTGAAGGCATCCGCTGCTACGCCCAGCCCAAGGGCGGCGCCGCCATCTTCCGGGCGTCCGAGCACGCCCAGCGCCTGCTGGACTCCGCCAAGATCTACCGCATCGACGTGGACTACAGCCGCGACGAGCTGGTGGCCGCCTTCATCGAGATCGTCCAGGCCAACCGCACCGTGCCCTGCTACATCCGCCCCATCGTGCTGCGCGGCTACGGCGAGGCCGGGGTGAACCCCTTCAGCTCGCCCACCGAGGTCTACATCGTCAACTACGAGTGGGGCAAGTACCTAGGACACGGCGCCGACGAGGGCGTGGATGTGTGCGTCTCGTCCTGGACGCGCATCGCCCCCAACACCCTGCCCGCCATGGCCAAGTCGGGCGCCAACTACATGAACTCGCAGCTCATCAAGATGGAAGCCATCCTGAACGGCTACGTGGAGGGCATCGCGCTCGACGCCAACGGCTACGTCAGCGAAGGCTCGGGCGAGAACCTGTTCCTGGTGCGCCAGGGCACGCTCTACACCGCGCCCCTGGGCAACTCGGTGCTGGCCGGCATCACCCGCGACACCGTCCTCCGCATCGCCCGCGACCAGGGCATCCCGGTGGCGGAGCAGGGCATCCCCCGCGAGATGCTGTACATCGCCGACGAGGTCTTCTTCAGCGGCACCGGCGCCGAGATCACCCCCATCCGGTCGGTGGACAAGATCAGCGTGGGCAAGGGTGTGGTGGGCCCCGTCACCGAAGCTATCCGGAAGGACTTCTTCAGCATCGTCAACGGCACCGCCCCCGACCGCTACGGCTGGCTCACATCCGTGCCCGTCACCAGCAAGCAGCCGGTCGGCGTCTAGATCACCAATCATCCCGCAGTGGCCGGGGCGCAGGCGACTGCGCCCGGCGCGCGTTTTGCAAAGGAGGAACCCCATGGCTACCGCCACCCAAGCCCCTTCCCTCAACAAGGAATTCGCTCTTTGCTACCGTGATCTCATGTTGGGCGACCTGAAGCGGGAGATGGAGACCACCCGCAAGGTGATCGAGGCCATCCCCGACGCCAAGCGCGACTACCGTCCCGACCCCAAGGCCCGCAGCGCCTGGGAGTTGGCCTGGCACATCGTCTGCGTGGAGGTGCAGTTCGCGGAGGAGATCGCGGAGGGCGCCTTCAAGATGGAAGAGCGCTACAAGAACGAGTCTAAGTCGGTGCGCGATCTGGCGGAGTGGTACGGCAAGAACCTCCCCCGCGCCCTGGACAAGATCAAGGCCATGACCGCCGACCAACTGGTCCACGTCCTGGACTTCTACGGCGCCTTCCAGTTCCCGGCGGCCATGTACCTGAGCTTCATCGCCAAGCACACCATCCACCACCGCGGGCAGCTCTCCACCTACCTGCGGCCCATGGGGTCGAAGATCCCCAGCATCTACGGGGGCAGCGCCGACGAGCCCTGGCAGGGCTAAGGGCGAACCCGGGGGCGGGAGAGAGGAAGCGCCTCCCGCCCCCTCCGCACCCCTTCCTGCATTGATAAATCCCTGTCTCCGTGGTACTTTCAGGCCACTCAGAGCCGCGGAACTGCGCCCTGCGGGGGACTGGCGGCGCAGGACCGGCTTCCCAAACGGGGACGCCCATGCATATTGACGATCTGCTTCGCATCGCGATGGAGCGCAAGGCCTCCGACCTGCACCTGAAGGTCGGCAACTACCCCCACATCCGGGTGGACGGGGAGCTGGTACCGCTCACCGACCAGCCCCGCATCTCCGCCGAGGACATGCTGAACATGGCCTTCAGCATGATGTCCAACCGCCAGAAACAGAAATTCAAAGAGCAGGCCGAGCTGGACATGGCCTACGGCGTAGCCG
This genomic window contains:
- a CDS encoding VWA domain-containing protein, whose product is MGGQTAMRWVLAAVVLAGGALLAQDQPQPQNPSAQSQQPQQQPIPDAPSATKPAPTPFPPGATAPPAATQAPPPATVTTVPPGGATPLPGSGQEQLYSFIKTVNYVVVPVTVRDSDGRLVEGLTKEDFAVFEDGNQQPIKFFTSDPFPLSVAIVLDLNLSDTVMRKVNETLPALVGAFSPYDEVSIYTYGSSVTQAQDFTSASQQIEAGLKRSRRSGRTGGVPVISGPMASGPTVNGMPVDPGRPPVQSYSREAYVLNDAILEAAQDLARRDKGRRKIIFVISDGAEQGSHASYSEVLKVLLSDEVSVYAIGVDAAAIPAYDTLGKIHVPRMGYGNILPRYASATGGQVFAEFTRDSIEAAYARVTEVARNQYTLGYTSSASVANTYRSIEVRVHRPDLLVYAKGGYYPLPARAR
- a CDS encoding GTPase domain-containing protein; translation: MSFINFAAREINCKIVYYGAGLGGKTTNLQVVYDKTAEKQKGKMISLATETDRTLFFDFLPLDLGTVRGFKTRFHLYTVPGQVFYEASRKLILRGVDGVVFVADSQEERMDANIEALDNLHENLKEYGYDFAKIPYVLQLNKRDLPNVLAVEQLRKELVRKGEPVFEAVAFQGVGVFETLKEIARQVLVELKKG
- a CDS encoding M48 family metalloprotease — its product is MSRHPLRQRSLALLLASLFFAVESVAVAAAPELPNPGRVSYSKDQQHQLGLQASQEVYKQMPVLPDSSPVTQYVQQLGRQLQAVIPQQDSWPYEFHVVQQKEINAFALPGGPIFINVGTITAADNEAQLAGVMAHEMSHVYMQHSVKQAEKAQLAEGLAGLLGALIGNSGGLVGSLAQAGIQIGGGMVMLKYSRSDEAQADAVGAIIMYKAGYDPRALPAFFQKLEQQGGQPPQFLSDHPNPGNRVAAVDKEIADWPQRKFLASGQSFARARQQAQGVKAYSAQEIADGAKQGLWARQNAPGGAAVPAGQPAPAGQPAPSPGTAAPGAGSVMPSGSFTTLNNSVLSMKYPDNWQVTQSDGGLTIAPAAGVSQTGVSYGVMLGGYQPRNSGGDVLGSGTQELVSVLTQNNPGLQASGPGDDIRVNGVAGKSVEMSGASPLAGPDGKPLRERDWLVTLVRSDGTLLFLVFTAPEKDFDQLERTAFGPMLRSVKLN
- a CDS encoding AAA family ATPase, with the protein product MKTGLNTVLDPTRRSREVEEFEAYLHRKVVGQDDAIAKVTAMYQTFLAGLNPPGRPVGNLLFLGPTGSGKTRVVEVMAEALFGDPRALLKIDCAEFQHSHEIAKLIGSPPGYLGHRETHPLLTQESLNQWHSDKLRLSLLLFDEVEKASDALWQLLLGILDKATLTLGDNRRVDLSRCLIFLTSNLGAGEMNGLVEAGLGFGQRGADGDARLDERTVRAALEAARRKFSPEFLNRIDKVVVFQRLRPEHLERILEIELGMVQQRILEAASERQFVFRCTPPVKRFLIDRGTDPRYGARHLKRVIERDLVFPLSNLLATGQVRLGDFIRVELDARGALSFVKEAEGVRIPVLERFGEEWPPSAAAGRAARGAAAGAGSTGSRK
- a CDS encoding putative glycoside hydrolase; translation: MAPPLVTPAPRAAAPAAAAAAPATAATAAAPAPKAPASPAALPMAALPPDFLQPAGTHVEIYTALKGNTLATLVRLYLPESHYMTAGELETAITQANHLKGPFLKPGPVLIPGMEDKPIVEKVIPVKKDFEVRAIYLTGLMAGSEHGLRIIREWRAAGGNAVVFDVKDSNGVVNVPFQHRLAPGGRPVIPNLAKFMRFVHALGMHGIARIAIFRDEELVVHHPELAVQSRRSGQPWRENGKLVWTDPSRPEVQEYNLALAREAAAAGADEIQFDYVRFPAEGDQKDARFAFESEHPKWIRADVIAGFLHRAYAEVHAQGALLSLDVFGVMAWQREVDLAHTGQDVVRMAQECDVLSPMIYPSHFFGMDGYKLPGDAPEHFISESMERFGKITTGSGVVLRPWLQAFGWRTKTYSPGYVETQVSVAKAHGGVGFLFWNARNDYSKPFTAMGEMRAARGRYFRGDELPAHSRAEAEPAPAAPAGAGLP
- a CDS encoding branched-chain amino acid transaminase → MAIKKTEKIWHNGKLIPWDQATLHVMSHVVNYGSSVFEGIRCYAQPKGGAAIFRASEHAQRLLDSAKIYRIDVDYSRDELVAAFIEIVQANRTVPCYIRPIVLRGYGEAGVNPFSSPTEVYIVNYEWGKYLGHGADEGVDVCVSSWTRIAPNTLPAMAKSGANYMNSQLIKMEAILNGYVEGIALDANGYVSEGSGENLFLVRQGTLYTAPLGNSVLAGITRDTVLRIARDQGIPVAEQGIPREMLYIADEVFFSGTGAEITPIRSVDKISVGKGVVGPVTEAIRKDFFSIVNGTAPDRYGWLTSVPVTSKQPVGV
- a CDS encoding DinB family protein, yielding MATATQAPSLNKEFALCYRDLMLGDLKREMETTRKVIEAIPDAKRDYRPDPKARSAWELAWHIVCVEVQFAEEIAEGAFKMEERYKNESKSVRDLAEWYGKNLPRALDKIKAMTADQLVHVLDFYGAFQFPAAMYLSFIAKHTIHHRGQLSTYLRPMGSKIPSIYGGSADEPWQG